One segment of Synechococcus sp. MU1617 DNA contains the following:
- the thiL gene encoding thiamine-phosphate kinase, producing MSPTLAELTEAELLRRLARFAPPNQLSDDTAALAADARPLLINTDVLVDGVHFSDATTTSMDVGWRAVAANLSDLAASGAVDIDGITVALVAPGHTSWDWVDGVYQGISAALGQYGGVLLGGDCSRGEQRLLSITALGRLGPLRLHRNAARPGDVLVTSGPHGLSRLGLALLQDEPSARDINLHSTLRDQAIARHQRPTPRLKEVQQLLACKPKHLPWRAGGTDSSDGLLAAVAGLCCSSGCGAVLQNDHLPTAEGWPDGAPWMDWCLAGGEDFELVLSLPEAWADVWQECVPESQRIGQINAEAGVIRWGHNQKPVDTSGFDHFGQP from the coding sequence ATGAGCCCAACCCTGGCGGAGCTAACTGAAGCGGAGCTGCTCAGGCGGCTGGCTCGCTTCGCTCCGCCCAATCAGCTCAGTGACGACACCGCAGCCCTGGCCGCCGACGCCAGGCCGCTGCTGATCAACACCGACGTTCTCGTGGATGGCGTTCATTTCAGCGATGCCACCACAACGTCCATGGATGTGGGCTGGCGCGCTGTTGCCGCCAACCTCTCCGACTTGGCCGCCAGTGGTGCTGTCGACATCGATGGGATCACCGTGGCCCTGGTTGCCCCTGGTCACACCAGTTGGGACTGGGTGGACGGGGTGTATCAAGGCATCAGTGCCGCCTTGGGCCAGTACGGCGGCGTTCTGCTGGGGGGTGACTGCTCCAGAGGAGAGCAGAGACTGCTCTCGATCACCGCGCTCGGCCGTCTCGGCCCCCTGCGTCTGCATCGCAATGCAGCCCGCCCTGGCGATGTGCTGGTCACCAGTGGGCCCCATGGGCTCAGCCGACTGGGCCTCGCCCTGCTGCAGGACGAGCCAAGCGCGCGTGACATCAATTTGCACTCAACCTTGCGGGACCAAGCGATCGCACGCCACCAACGACCGACGCCTCGGCTGAAAGAAGTCCAGCAGCTGCTGGCCTGCAAACCGAAGCATCTGCCCTGGCGAGCCGGGGGAACCGACAGCAGCGACGGATTGCTCGCTGCCGTCGCAGGCCTCTGCTGCAGCAGCGGCTGTGGGGCGGTGCTGCAAAACGATCATCTTCCAACGGCCGAAGGCTGGCCTGATGGAGCTCCATGGATGGATTGGTGCCTCGCCGGAGGAGAGGACTTTGAGTTGGTGCTGAGCCTTCCCGAAGCCTGGGCCGATGTCTGGCAGGAATGCGTCCCCGAAAGCCAGCGCATCGGCCAGATCAATGCTGAAGCGGGCGTCATCCGCTGGGGCCACAACCAGAAGCCAGTGGACACAAGCGGATTTGATCACTTCGGCCAGCCCTGA
- a CDS encoding peptidylprolyl isomerase gives MVHQRLNAVLAALISFALITIAAPAWASLPQGNAVKDPAAILRDALPFDQDDIRELQHRLELTSDDLRAKRWTALGKTVSRTEALLNTRRDTILNAVPEAKRGTAEALFESVGQGLEDLKEKVKATDKPGFIADRRRTLRSIGDVEALLVPDGFEREIPAEFDALPRLQGRATLSVSTTQGELTTVVDGFNAPLTAGAFVDLALQGFYDGLPFIRAEDFYVLQSGDPEGPEIGYVDPKTKQERHVPLEIRVPEEDDTIYNQTFEDVGLFMATPTLPFATLGTLGWAHSDQALDDGSSQFFMFLYEAELTPAGLNLVDGRNAAFGYVVDGFDVLEELGVDDRITAVKVIEGAEQLKAHA, from the coding sequence TTGGTTCATCAGCGTTTGAACGCCGTCCTTGCTGCTCTGATCAGCTTTGCTCTGATCACAATCGCCGCCCCTGCTTGGGCCTCCTTGCCCCAGGGCAATGCTGTGAAGGACCCTGCCGCGATTCTTCGGGACGCGCTTCCCTTCGATCAGGACGACATCCGGGAACTGCAGCATCGGCTGGAACTCACCAGTGACGATCTGCGGGCCAAACGTTGGACAGCTCTCGGCAAGACGGTGTCACGCACTGAAGCGCTGCTCAACACCCGCCGCGACACCATCCTGAACGCGGTCCCTGAAGCCAAGCGCGGTACGGCTGAAGCGCTGTTTGAGAGCGTGGGTCAGGGTCTTGAAGACCTCAAGGAGAAGGTCAAAGCCACTGACAAACCAGGCTTCATCGCCGATCGACGCCGGACGCTGCGCTCCATCGGTGATGTGGAAGCCCTGCTGGTGCCCGACGGCTTTGAACGGGAGATCCCCGCAGAATTCGATGCCCTGCCACGGCTGCAGGGAAGAGCCACCCTCAGCGTGAGCACCACCCAGGGGGAACTGACCACCGTGGTGGATGGCTTCAACGCCCCACTCACCGCAGGTGCCTTCGTCGATCTCGCTCTCCAGGGTTTCTACGACGGACTGCCCTTCATCCGAGCCGAGGACTTCTACGTGCTCCAGAGCGGTGATCCTGAAGGGCCTGAGATCGGCTACGTGGATCCGAAGACCAAGCAGGAGCGCCACGTCCCCCTAGAGATCCGCGTGCCCGAAGAAGACGACACGATCTACAACCAAACCTTTGAAGACGTGGGCCTGTTCATGGCCACACCAACCCTTCCGTTCGCAACCCTGGGCACCCTTGGCTGGGCCCATTCAGACCAGGCCCTCGACGACGGATCCTCGCAGTTCTTCATGTTCCTGTACGAGGCGGAGCTCACCCCGGCTGGTCTGAACCTCGTGGATGGCCGCAATGCAGCCTTCGGCTACGTGGTGGATGGATTCGATGTTCTGGAGGAACTGGGCGTCGATGACCGGATCACCGCCGTGAAGGTGATCGAGGGAGCGGAACAACTCAAAGCCCACGCATGA
- the gap gene encoding type I glyceraldehyde-3-phosphate dehydrogenase, which translates to MTLRVAINGFGRIGRNVLRGWISRGADTGLEIVGMNSTSDPATSAHLLTYDSILGRLDPSVDIKTTDSSMFVNGKEIKFFADRNPLNCPWKEWGVDLVIESTGVFNTDEKASMHIQAGAKKVILTAPGKGDGVGTFVVGVNDDQYRHEDWDILSNASCTTNCLAPIVKVLDQNFGLDWGLMTTIHSYTGDQRILDNSHRDLRRARAAALNMVPTTTGAAKAVALVYPEVKGKLTGFAMRVPTPNVSAVDLTFGPSRGASVDDIKAAIKSASENGMKGIIKYSDLPLVSTDYAGTNESTIFDADLTYAMGDKAVKILAWYDNEWGYSQRVVDLAEVVAKNWK; encoded by the coding sequence ATGACCCTGCGCGTTGCGATCAATGGATTCGGCCGGATCGGTCGCAATGTTTTGCGGGGATGGATCAGCCGGGGCGCTGACACCGGCCTGGAAATCGTGGGGATGAACTCCACCTCCGACCCCGCCACCAGCGCTCACCTGCTCACCTACGACTCCATCCTTGGGCGTCTGGATCCTTCCGTGGACATCAAGACCACGGACAGCTCGATGTTCGTCAACGGCAAGGAGATCAAGTTCTTCGCCGACCGCAACCCCCTCAACTGCCCTTGGAAGGAGTGGGGCGTTGACCTGGTGATCGAGTCCACCGGTGTGTTCAACACCGATGAGAAGGCCAGCATGCACATCCAGGCTGGTGCCAAGAAGGTGATCCTCACCGCTCCTGGCAAGGGTGACGGCGTCGGCACATTCGTGGTGGGCGTCAACGACGACCAGTACCGCCACGAAGACTGGGACATCCTCAGCAACGCCAGCTGCACCACCAACTGCCTGGCTCCGATCGTCAAAGTTCTGGACCAGAACTTTGGCCTCGACTGGGGTCTGATGACCACCATTCACAGCTACACCGGCGACCAGCGGATCCTGGACAACAGCCACCGCGATCTGCGCCGTGCCCGTGCCGCGGCTCTGAATATGGTTCCCACCACCACCGGTGCTGCCAAGGCTGTTGCTCTGGTTTACCCCGAGGTGAAGGGCAAACTCACCGGCTTCGCCATGCGCGTTCCCACCCCGAACGTCTCTGCTGTTGACCTGACCTTCGGCCCGTCCCGCGGCGCCAGCGTTGACGACATCAAGGCAGCGATCAAGTCGGCTTCCGAGAACGGCATGAAGGGGATCATCAAGTACAGCGACCTGCCCCTGGTGTCCACCGACTACGCCGGCACCAACGAGTCCACCATCTTCGACGCCGACCTCACCTACGCCATGGGTGACAAGGCTGTGAAGATCCTGGCCTGGTACGACAACGAGTGGGGCTACAGCCAGCGTGTTGTTGACCTTGCCGAGGTGGTGGCCAAGAACTGGAAGTGA